A window from Vigna angularis cultivar LongXiaoDou No.4 chromosome 7, ASM1680809v1, whole genome shotgun sequence encodes these proteins:
- the LOC108338378 gene encoding sister chromatid cohesion protein SCC4 translates to MEAVAEGLWGLAEYHETRGEIGKAVKCLEAICQSEVSFFPIVEVKTRLRIATLLLHHSHNVNHAKSHLERSQLLLKSIPSCFELKCRAYSLLSQCYHLLGAIPPQKQVLHKGLELTASVGYEISMKLWSCNFNSQLANALSIEGDYQGSISALECGYVSATEVCLPELQMFFATSILHVRLMQWDDDNLVEQAVNKCNEIWELIDLHKRRQCPGLLFYNELLHIFYRLRLCDYKNAAPHVDNLDAAMKFDIQQTQQIQELVKELEVLDQSLSRSDLHYRDRTALSRKQTMIKEQLSSMTGLNLIGQESLQPVYFGNVRRTIGDKLQLAPPPIDGEWLPKSAVYALVDLIVVVFGRPKGLFKECAKRIQSGMHIIQDELVKLGITDGVREVDLQHSSIWMAGVYLMLLVQFLENKVAIELTRAEFVEAQEALVQMKNWFMRFPTILQACECIIEMLRGQYAHSVGCYNEAAFHYIEAVKLTDSKSMQAMCQVYAAVSYICIGDAESSSQALDLIGPVYGVMDSFVGVREKTGVLFAYGLLLMKQQDLQEARNRLARGLQLTHTYLGNLQLVSQYLTILGSLALALRDTVQAREILRSSLTLAKKLYDIPTQIWVLSVLTALYKELCERGNEMENMEYQAKKTEDLQRRLADAHASIYHIEIIDKIRLQVHQLNDLDIKRAMIDPALGVNLDIPESIGLSAAMPAPSSSRFVDIDTRRRGKRRL, encoded by the exons ATGGAGGCGGTGGCCGAGGGTCTATGGGGACTCGCGGAGTACCACGAGACGAGAGGAGAAATTGGGAAAGCAGTGAAGTGCCTGGAAGCCATATGCCAAAGCGAGGTTTCGTTTTTCCCAATCGTTGAGGTCAAGACTCGTCTTCGCATTGCCACACTTCTCCTCCACCATTCGCACAACGTCAACCACGCCAAGTCCCACCTCGAACGTTCC CAATTGCTTTTGAAGTCTATTCCGTCTTGCTTCGAATTGAAGTGCAGAGCGTATAGCTTGCTCAGCCAGTGTTACCATCTCCTCGGAGCTATTCCACCGCAGAAACAGGTCTTGCACAAGGGACTTGAGCTCACTGCATCTGTTGGATACGA GATTTCAATGAAGTTGTGGTCTTGCAACTTCAATTCACAGCTTGCAAATGCTTTATCTATTGAAGGGGACTACCAGGGTTCAATCTCTGCCTTAGAGTGTGGATATGTCTCTGCTACTGAAGTATGCTTGCCAGAGTTGCAG ATGTTTTTTGCCACTTCAATATTGCATGTCCGACTCATGCAATGGGATGATGATAATTTGGTAGAGCAAGCTGTTAATAAATGCAACGAGATTTGGGAGTTAATCGATCTACATAAA CGAAGACAATGCCCTGGCTTACTATTTTATAACGAATTACTTCACATATTCTACCGATTGCGACTATGTGATTACAAGAATGCTGCACCTCATGTAGACAATCTGGATGCTGCCATGAAGTTTGATATACAGCAAACACAGCAAATACAGGAGCTAGTGAAGGAGCTTGAAGTTCTAGATCAAAGTCTCTCACGGTCTGACCTTCACTACAGGGATAGGACAGCATTATCTAGAAAGCAAACAATGATTAAGGAGCAACTCAGCAGCATGACTGGATTGAATTTAATTGGGCAGGAATCACTGCAACCAGTTTATTTTGGGAATGTCAGAAGGACTATAGGAGATAAGCTTCAATTAGCACCTCCTCCCATTGATGGTGAATGGCTTCCTAAAAGTGCTGTCTATGCATTAGTTGATCTAATAGTTGTTGTATTTGGGCGCCCAAAGGGACTTTTTAAGGAATGTGCTAAACGCATACAATCTGGGATGCATATAATACAAG ATGAATTAGTAAAGCTTGGAATTACTGATGGTGTTAGAG AAGTGGATTTACAACACTCTTCTATCTGGATGGCTGGTGTGTACTTAATGCTACTAGTTCAATTTCTTGAAAACAAAGTGGCTATTGAACTCACACGAGCAGAATTTGTTGAAGCACAAGAG GCTTTGGTACAGATGAAAAATTGGTTCATGCGGTTTCCAACCATATTACAGGCGTGTGAATGCATCATTGAGATGCTTAGAGGTCAATATGCTCATTCAGTTGGCTGTTACAACGAAGCTGCTTTTCATTATATTGAGGCAGtgaag CTTACAGACAGCAAATCAATGCAAGCTATGTGCCAAGTTTATGCAGCTGTCTCTTACATCTGCATTGGTGATGCTGAATCTTCTTCACAG GCACTTGATTTGATCGGCCCAGTTTATGGAGTAATGGATTCTTTTGTAGGAGTTAGAGAAAAGACAGGTGTTCTTTTTGCTTATGGTCTTTTATTGATGAAGCAACAGGATCTACAAGAAGCAAG AAATCGCCTGGCAAGGGGATTGCAGCTGACGCATACATATTTGGGAAACCTTCAACTTGTTTCACAGTATTTAACAATCCTAGGCAGTTTGGCCCTTGCATTACGTGACACCGTACAAGCCAGGGAGATATTGAGATCTTCTTTGACTTTAGCAAAGAAACTTTATGATATTCCTACTCAGATTTGGGTGCTATCTGTTTTGACCG CTTTATATAAAGAATTATGTGAAAGGGGAAACGAAATGGAGAATATGGAGTATCAGGCAAAAAAAACAGAAGATTTGCAGAGGAGGCTTGCTGATGCACATGCCTCCATTTATCATATTGAAATA ATTGACAAAATAAGACTTCAAGTCCACCAATTAAACGATTTGGACATCAAGCGTGCAATGATAGACCCAGCTCTGGGAGTCAATCTTGATATCCCAGAATCTATTGGTCTGTCGGCAGCCATGCCTGCTCCTTCATCGTCAAGATTTGTTGATATAGACACCAGAAGACGTGGAAAACGGAGACTTTAG